The Leptospira koniambonensis sequence TAATCTAAGCGTACGATTATTCTTATCCAAGATCACATCTATACTTTTGATCTTTCCTATAAATTCTTTCTCAGGATAAACATCCGTTTTAAATTTTATGGGAAGTCCTACTTTAGCCGAAGTAAAATCTGATTCATAGATCTGGGAATAGATATGAGCCCTACCTGATTTTCCTCCTAAAATCAATTCGGACGGATCTCTTGCTCCTGAAGTCCAAATTTTAATTTGGTCTGGACTTAAGCCCAATTGCCTGAGTCTTAACTGAAGATTACGAATGATATCTGGTGAAAGAAATTCAGAAGAGCGAACTGCTTCTTTATATTCGCTTAATGCAGAATACAATTCAGGATCATAAGCAACGCTGGAATAAGCACTGATTTTTTTGACCAGGTTTCTTTTACTCACGAGTTCCGTTTTGATCCCAATGGATTGTTGTTTTTCGAAAGAAAGGATTAGCTCCTTGGAGTTTTTTTCGGAAGAAAGATCTTCTTTGGATGTGGATTCCGCAGCCTGCAAAGAATTGCTTGCGCTTGTATGATCCTTATGTTCGGAAGAGTCTTCCTTTTTGACCAAATCCATATTACAGATCGGACAGTTTCCAGGGCGATCCGAAGTATAATGAGGATGCATCGGGCAATAGTAGATATCTTTCTTAGAAGAACAGTTTGCAATAAACGCCAAAACTATCAGAAGGGCTGAAAGTTTTCCGATCCAGCCAATAAATGAAGAAGTAGAAAGGTCATTTGGCTTCATGTATGATCTCTCCGCAGTTTTTCATTTTGGAATCGTATGGATTTTTGATCTCTTTACCGGAAGCTAACCATTTTTTCTTGAGCATTGGGCAATAGAAGACGGAAACTCCTGATTTATCATGATGACCAACAATCGATTCCAACTCTTTGGATAGACGTTCGAATAATTCTCTCTTTTTAGAAAGGTCGGTAGCTTTACCTAACTCTTCTGCGATCGGAAGTGCTTTTTTAAATTTTTCAGTATCTTTCTTGTGATCTGCAGTTTCCTTCAAGAGTTGGACTAATTTTTGAACATCCAGATTTCCAGGAGTTTCCGAGTAGATAGAAGAGTGGATCTTGGCAACTTCTCTCAGAACGAATGTTTCTTTTCCTTCATGAGAAAATAGATTTCCTGTACTTAAGATGAAAATTAAAAATAGATAATGTAATTTCTTCATTGGTTTATCCTCAGTTATGTTTATCATGTTCCGGAGTTTTATTGTTTTTATAGATAAAACTTAGTAATTTTAATGTATTTAAAATAGATTCGTTTTTACGTTCTTTCAGATCTTCTAAACGGATTTTAGTGTTTAAGATCTCAGTTTGAGCGAGAAGTGTATCCTGGACATTTACTTTTCCAGAAGCATATTGGAAGGAACCTGCTCTGGCTGATTTTTCTAATTCAGGGATCAGTCTTTTTTCTACCAAACGAATTTGATTGGAAACACCTTTGATATAGGCCAGGTTTCTATTTAGTTCGGAAAGCATTTGAACTCTTGTTTTTTCAACAGAGTCCTTACCTACTTCCGCAAGATGTTCAGTTTCTCCAGTAATAGAATTCCATTTGAGAGCAGACCAAACTGGGACTCTCATATTCATTCCAAAACTAAAAAGATCTCCTCTATATTCAGTGGTATCCATCACCCCATAATTTAAGGGACCTTGGTCCAATGCGAAAGTCTGGGATCTACGTTTCATATAGGAGAAAAAAACTTCTGTTTGAGGAGCAAGACTATACTTGGTGAGTTTCGCCTGTTCCTTTAAACGTTTTTCTTCTTCTGCTTGGATCTTATATTCTGGAGAATCTTCAATCAACGAGGATTGTGCAAGAATCAGAGCCTCTAATTCTTCATTTTTATTTTCTAAAAAAGAATCCAAATCGATGGAATATAGATCGGAGAAGCTAATTTTATCCGAAATCTGATAATACTCTATTTGTGACTTTAGATCTTTTAATTGAGTATTATATTCTGTTTCTTTTTCAATTGCTTCTGTTTTGGCAACTGTTGCCTTTAAAATTCCTGATAGAGTATTTTCTCCATAAGAATATGAGTTTTCGCTAATAGACTTTTGGGCTCCAAGAATAGTTAATATTCTTTCGTTGATTGCCTTTTTCTTTTCAGAATATTTGTATTTATTCAATCGACTGAAAAAATCTCCTAAAATCCGATTTACTCCCGCTATATAAGCAAAGTTTGATTCTATCTGCATTAGTTTAGAGATCTTTTTTTCTGTACTCAATTTTCCAGGAAATGGAAATTCTTGAGATACGGATAATTCTACCCCTGTCATAGTAGGTGTATCCAATGCTCGATCAGAAGTGGAATACCCTCCACGAGTTGGATAATTTCTGAAAGCCACTCCAATTTTAGGATCTGGCAATATACCAGTCGCGTCAGAATGAGATTTATGAGCCTGAGAAAGTCCAGCTAATGATTTGGATTCAGGATGTTCTTTTACTAATACATCCAATATTTCTTCTAGGCTCTTCTTTTCCGCATATACTGCGGATGAAAATAATGTATAAATTGATATTAAGACAATAAGTCTTGCGTTCATATTTCCTCCTAAAGATTAAAGAGAGAAAATATGGA is a genomic window containing:
- a CDS encoding efflux RND transporter periplasmic adaptor subunit produces the protein MKPNDLSTSSFIGWIGKLSALLIVLAFIANCSSKKDIYYCPMHPHYTSDRPGNCPICNMDLVKKEDSSEHKDHTSASNSLQAAESTSKEDLSSEKNSKELILSFEKQQSIGIKTELVSKRNLVKKISAYSSVAYDPELYSALSEYKEAVRSSEFLSPDIIRNLQLRLRQLGLSPDQIKIWTSGARDPSELILGGKSGRAHIYSQIYESDFTSAKVGLPIKFKTDVYPEKEFIGKIKSIDVILDKNNRTLRLRSEVSDPGHLLKPQMFGDTVIEVSLSKVLSVPISAILDTGKQKIAYVQTAPDRFQAVSVQTGKNIDPWIEILSGLKEEQRVVTESTFLIDSEAKIRFGSDSHTH
- a CDS encoding LIC13259/LIC11441 family protein, giving the protein MKKLHYLFLIFILSTGNLFSHEGKETFVLREVAKIHSSIYSETPGNLDVQKLVQLLKETADHKKDTEKFKKALPIAEELGKATDLSKKRELFERLSKELESIVGHHDKSGVSVFYCPMLKKKWLASGKEIKNPYDSKMKNCGEIIHEAK
- a CDS encoding TolC family protein, whose translation is MNARLIVLISIYTLFSSAVYAEKKSLEEILDVLVKEHPESKSLAGLSQAHKSHSDATGILPDPKIGVAFRNYPTRGGYSTSDRALDTPTMTGVELSVSQEFPFPGKLSTEKKISKLMQIESNFAYIAGVNRILGDFFSRLNKYKYSEKKKAINERILTILGAQKSISENSYSYGENTLSGILKATVAKTEAIEKETEYNTQLKDLKSQIEYYQISDKISFSDLYSIDLDSFLENKNEELEALILAQSSLIEDSPEYKIQAEEEKRLKEQAKLTKYSLAPQTEVFFSYMKRRSQTFALDQGPLNYGVMDTTEYRGDLFSFGMNMRVPVWSALKWNSITGETEHLAEVGKDSVEKTRVQMLSELNRNLAYIKGVSNQIRLVEKRLIPELEKSARAGSFQYASGKVNVQDTLLAQTEILNTKIRLEDLKERKNESILNTLKLLSFIYKNNKTPEHDKHN